DNA sequence from the Deltaproteobacteria bacterium genome:
CGCCAGAGAGCAGGGCATCTCCCACCACTATGACGGCGGAGAGGCCGGAGTTGAACACGTCCTCCTGCCGGAAAAGGGTCTGGTCCTTCCGGGAGACGTGGTCATCGGCGCGGACAGCCACACCTGTACCTACGGCGCCCTCGGGGCATTTGCGACCGGGGTTGGGAGCACGGATCTCGCCGCCACTATGATCACGGGCAAGACCTGGTTCAAGGTCCCAGAATCCGTAAAACTCATCTACACGGGCGCCCTTCGGCCCTGGGTCACGGGCAAGGACCTCATTCTCCACACCATCGGTGACATGGGAGTGGACGGGGCGCTTTACCAGGCCATGGAGTTCACAGGACCTGTTATCGACTCCCTTCCCATGTCGGACCGATTCACCATGGCGAACATGGCCATAGAGGCCGGAGGCAAGGTCGGTCTCTTCAACCCGGACGTTGAGACCGAGCGTTACGTCACCGGCCGCGCGGTCCGGATCTACACCGCCTATCGAAGCGACGCAGACGCCACATACGCACGGACCGTGACCTACGACTGCACTGATATCGAACCCGTGGTGGCATTTCCCCACCTCCCGGAAAACACGCGCCCTGTCCGCGAGGCACGGGATGTAAAAATCGACCAGGCCGTCATCGGTTCCTGCACCAACGGCCGGATCGAAGACCTGGAACTTGCCGCCAGGGTGCTTGCCGGTCGTCACGTGGCCAAGGGTGTGAGGTGCATCGTTCTTCCCACGACCCCGCACGTCTATAGGGAGGCCCTTGATCGCGGCCTCATAAAGATCTTTCTCGAGGCTGGGGCCGTCATCGGTCCTCCCACCTGCGGACCGTGTCTTGGTGGGCACATGGGAATCCTTGCCAAAGGCGAGCGGGCGATCGCGACCACCAACCGGAACTTCGTCGGCCGCATGGGCCATCCGGAAAGCGAGGTCTATCTCTCCAATCCTGCGGTCGCGGCAGCGAGCGCGGTCCTCGGACGCATCGCACACCCTGCGGAGGTCGTATCATGAAACTTCAGGGAAGAGTCTGGAAATTCGGTGAAAACATCGACACCGACGTCATCATTCCGGCCCGTTATCTCAACACGTCGGATCCGACCGAGCTTGCAAGGCACTGCATGGAGGATGCGGATCCGGAATTTTCAAGAAAGGTTCGACCTGGAGACATCATCGTCGCAGGCAAAAACTTCGGCTGCGGCTCGTCCCGCGAACACGCCCCCATAGCCCTCAAGGCAGCAGGGGTCGCCTGCATCATCGCCCCCACATTCGCCCGGATTTTTTACCGAAACGCCTTCAACATGGGGCTTCCTATCTTTGAATCCTTAGAGGCCGCTCAATCGATCCAGGAAGGGGACGAGGTAGAGATAAATGCCGACACAGGAGAGATACGGGACACCTCGACCGGGGAGGTCTATTGGGCCAAGCCCATTCCGGCCTTCATGCAGACCCTCATCGCTGACGGGGGTCTCATTCCACATATCCTCAAGTCACGATCTGAAAGATAAAAAAACCGTTTGCACCATTAATCCCAGATTATGCACCACACCACTGGCCGGAATAAATTTCAACACCTTATAACCACAGAGTTTTTGCTGATAGCTAACAACTGATAACTGACAAGGAGAACACCATGAAACACTACCAGATCGCTGTCATCCCCGGGGACGGCACAGGCCCGGAGGTCGTGGCCGAGGGGGTCAAGGTCCTGACGGCTGCAAGCGAAAGGTTTGGATTCGGCCTCGATCTCCAATGGTACGACTACGGCGGGGAGCGTTATCTGAAGACCGGTGAGGTCCTTCCGGAAGGCGCTGCTGAGGACCTCAAGCGCTACCACGCCATCTTCCTCGGGGCCATCGGACACCCGGGCGTCAAACCCGGCATCCTCGAGAAGGGCATCCTCCTGCACCTGCGCTTTGCCCTTGACCAGTACATAAATCTCCGGCCCGTGGTCCTCTATCCTGGTGTGGACACCCCGCTCAAGGACAAGGGACCCAATGAGATCGACTTCGTCGTCGTGCGTGAGAACACGGAAGGCCTTTACGCTGGGGCCGGCGGTGTCCTCAAGAAGGGGACACCGGATGAGGTCGCAATTCAGGAGTCCATCAACACGAGAAAGGGTGTGGAACGTTGCATCCGTTTCGCCTTCGAGTACTGCCGCAAACGGAACAAGAAGAAAAAGCTCACCCTCTGCGGCAAGACCAATGTCCTAACCTTCGCCTTCGACCTCTGGGAGCGGACCTTTTACGAGGTTGCCAAGGAATATCCCGACATCCAAACCGACTACGCCCACGTAGACGCGACCTGCATGTGGATGGTGAAGAACCCGGAATGGTTCGACGTGATCGTGACCGACAATATGTTCGGGGACATCATCACGGACCTCGGCGCCATGATCCAGGGCGGCATGGGGATCGCTGCTGGCGCGAACATCAACCCCCAGGGGGTCTCCATGTTCGAACCCATCGGAGGCTCGGCACCCAAGTACACGGGCAAAAATGTCATCAACCCCTTGGCCGCCATCTGCTCCGTCCAGTTGATGCTCGATCACCTGGGTGAGGAGGCAGCTGCCAGGGCCGTGGAGGATGCCGTCAAGCTCGTCGTCTCCAAACATCTGAAGAGCCTATCTGCCGGAAAGATGGGCTACGGGACACGCGAGGTGGGAGACCTCGTTGCAGGTTACGTGAAGGGATAGGTGACTCGATATGGCTCGTTCATTCAGTGTTGCAATCGCAGGCGCCACAGGAGCAGTGGGCCGGACCATGCGTCAGGTCCTCGAGGAGCGCTCGTTTCCCGTTCGGGAGATACGTTTCCTCGCCTCCGAGAGGTCCGTCGGGAAGAAACTCCCCTTCAGGGGAGAGATGATACCGGTCCAGAAACTGGACCACGATTCCTTCTCTGGGGTCGATATCGCCCTCTTCTCCGCTGGCGGAGACAGAAGCCTCACCTTCGCCCCCTCCGCTGCCAAGGCAGGGGCGGTCGTCATCGATAACTCGAGCGCCTGGCGTATGGATCCCCAGGTCCCACTCGTGGTGCCAGAGGTAAATCCCCATGCCATCGCCGATTACAGGACCAAGGGCATCATCGCAAACCCCAACTGCTCCACCATCCAGATGGTGGTGGCACTCAAACCCCTTCACGACTTCGCCCGGATCACCCGCATAGTGGTCTCCACATATCAAGCGGTCTCAGGGACCGGCCAGAAGGCCATCGCTGAGCTGGAAGGACAGATAAAGGCGTGGGCGGCCGGCGCCGCCATGGATATACAGGTCTATCCCCATCAGATCGCCTTCAATTGCCTCCCCCACATCGACTCATTCATGGAGAACGGCTACACAAAGGAAGAGATGAAGATGGTGAACGAGACCAGGAAGATCATGGAGGCCCCAGAGATCCGAGTAGTGGCCACGACCGTTCGTGTGCCGGTCTTCTACGGACACTCCGAGTCAGTAAACGTGGAGTTTGAGCGGCCCATCTCGCCTGAGAA
Encoded proteins:
- a CDS encoding 3-isopropylmalate dehydratase small subunit — protein: MKLQGRVWKFGENIDTDVIIPARYLNTSDPTELARHCMEDADPEFSRKVRPGDIIVAGKNFGCGSSREHAPIALKAAGVACIIAPTFARIFYRNAFNMGLPIFESLEAAQSIQEGDEVEINADTGEIRDTSTGEVYWAKPIPAFMQTLIADGGLIPHILKSRSER
- the leuC gene encoding 3-isopropylmalate dehydratase large subunit, which codes for MKRPMTIAEKILAAHAGQEAVEPGDLVEVSVDFALGNDITAPIAIRIFREAGIERVFDPERIALVADHFCPNKDIKSAEQAKILRDFAREQGISHHYDGGEAGVEHVLLPEKGLVLPGDVVIGADSHTCTYGALGAFATGVGSTDLAATMITGKTWFKVPESVKLIYTGALRPWVTGKDLILHTIGDMGVDGALYQAMEFTGPVIDSLPMSDRFTMANMAIEAGGKVGLFNPDVETERYVTGRAVRIYTAYRSDADATYARTVTYDCTDIEPVVAFPHLPENTRPVREARDVKIDQAVIGSCTNGRIEDLELAARVLAGRHVAKGVRCIVLPTTPHVYREALDRGLIKIFLEAGAVIGPPTCGPCLGGHMGILAKGERAIATTNRNFVGRMGHPESEVYLSNPAVAAASAVLGRIAHPAEVVS
- a CDS encoding 3-isopropylmalate dehydrogenase; protein product: MKHYQIAVIPGDGTGPEVVAEGVKVLTAASERFGFGLDLQWYDYGGERYLKTGEVLPEGAAEDLKRYHAIFLGAIGHPGVKPGILEKGILLHLRFALDQYINLRPVVLYPGVDTPLKDKGPNEIDFVVVRENTEGLYAGAGGVLKKGTPDEVAIQESINTRKGVERCIRFAFEYCRKRNKKKKLTLCGKTNVLTFAFDLWERTFYEVAKEYPDIQTDYAHVDATCMWMVKNPEWFDVIVTDNMFGDIITDLGAMIQGGMGIAAGANINPQGVSMFEPIGGSAPKYTGKNVINPLAAICSVQLMLDHLGEEAAARAVEDAVKLVVSKHLKSLSAGKMGYGTREVGDLVAGYVKG
- a CDS encoding aspartate-semialdehyde dehydrogenase gives rise to the protein MARSFSVAIAGATGAVGRTMRQVLEERSFPVREIRFLASERSVGKKLPFRGEMIPVQKLDHDSFSGVDIALFSAGGDRSLTFAPSAAKAGAVVIDNSSAWRMDPQVPLVVPEVNPHAIADYRTKGIIANPNCSTIQMVVALKPLHDFARITRIVVSTYQAVSGTGQKAIAELEGQIKAWAAGAAMDIQVYPHQIAFNCLPHIDSFMENGYTKEEMKMVNETRKIMEAPEIRVVATTVRVPVFYGHSESVNVEFERPISPEKARELLQGAPGVKVVDDPGKNVYPLAIEAAGQDLTFVGRIRKDLSCENGLALWIVADNIRKGAATNAVQIAEILAEKYL